The DNA window AAGTAGATATATCAATCTATCTGTAAGTTTTATCTTAACATACAGTTGACAGTTCAGCTCTCCTTAATTACAACTAATGTTGACAAGAAATGTCTTTTAtttgcaacaaaaacatgaaattccCCTGAAATTCATGTGCGGCAGGGgatgtttacatttatttactgCTTTATTTAGTGTaggtcttgtttttattgttattattggagTTAAACATGGCCCTAGCCTGCATTTTTGACTTTTGTGATGTGTGTGCTTCAAGTGCTGAACTCTGATCCCATGATGTGTTGGTACCACATTGTGAGGTTGTTCTCCTTTCATTTTTATGCCTCACCTCGAGCTCCAGAACCTCTGGAGATGTGAAGTTCTGACGTCACATTGGATGTGATGGGATCAGAGAGAAAAGcgtgaaaaatattgatttgATCTGGTATAATATAGATATTTCATTTCctaatacattatttttttgtgaatatttcGGCGAAGCACTAGTAAAACATGACTCCCACTCCTCCACGACAGTAGATGGCGCAGATGCGCTATCGTATGTCATGCCAAGATGGCCGACAAAATAGCAACACCTGCCCAATGCAACCTTCTTGGCTTCTTAGTTCGAAAATAAACATCGAGCTAGGATGTTTTCAGGATGTTATACGTCACAATATTGTGATGTCATGATATATCATGTTCTTAATTGTGTTGTGACCCAAGTATCGTGATGCATATGGTATCGTATATTCACCCCCTAATCTGAGCGTTTCAAGATcatatcaaatatatttttaatactggAAACTCGAGGGGATTTTTTTAATGGCGACGAGATTAGAAACGTTTCACTGTCGTCCTTCTCAGGTGAACCTGGTCTCCGAGCACATCTGGTGTAAGGACTTTTTGGTGCGAAGCTTTTACCTGAAGAATGTACAAACCCAAGAGACAAGAACTTTGACTCAGTTCCACCTGCTGAGCTGGCCGGCCGACGGCATCCCCACCTCCacccgccctctgctggacttCCGCAGGTATTCATGTCCTCTTTGAGCTTATATCCAAATAtgatgagaaaaacaaagactTTTTTTACGTTCTTAATATGACCATGcataaaacatacatttcaaGATTGTTTTTTCATCTGAATTTCTCGCAAAAATATCCCGCTCTTTTCACCACTCATCTCATATTTCTGTCCTTGTCGTCTGGCCAAACCTATCACCCCCCCACGTTTGCTCCGTCCATCCCTCCTCCGGCTCTCTGTCTTCtccgctctctccctctctccccgtCTGCAGGTTGATAGGTTTGCAATTTAACATCTCCCAGTGTCATTTTTGGGGTTTGCAGCTAGTACTCTGGCTCCAGTTGCATAGTCACAAAAATGAGCATTGGCAGGTGTGAATGGCGACTTGCAAAAGAGGGACAGTGACTCTTTCTGTCCTCTTCTTTCCCATCATCTTTCACCACCGCATCTTTCCATCTGTGTAACCCAGCGTCCATCTCGTGTCACCGTGTGCTTGTGTATGGTCTGAAAGTGTATCGATCATAATCAAGCTGTCTGTCTCTTTGTCTTTCTCTGCTGCTTGTTTTGAATGTTTTCCAGGAAAGTTAACAAATGCTACAGAGGTCGCTCCTGCCCCATTATCGTGCATTGCAGGTACATTTCTACCGTCACAGCATGaagagaaatatttatttatgtatcgtAGAATATACTTTATTGCCATTATTTATCCTTCATTTCACAACAAATGGGTAGATATCAATGTACAGTAATGTTTTGATGTTAACATGAATAACCTGAATTATTGACACTACTGTTACTGTTAATCCAGTCCATTTTTATCATATACAGAATTTAAAATGTCAGTAATGGATATTCTATCTTGTTTTGTCACTGTCGCACAAGTAAATACTGTTGTCACTCGCTTGTACCATGGAAAAAGCGGTTGTGTTTCAGGGTTAGAGACGTTTTATTAGAATGTAAGCAACTAAACCATTAAAGTGAAGCGTGTGCGAGGAGGCTGCTTCTGTGTTGCACTGAGGTTACTGAGCCAGTCCAAGGTCTGTGGAGTAAGTGTGTGTTTCCTTGTTCCCACCGCAGTGACGGCACCGGGAGAACCGGCACCTACATCCTGATCGACATGGTGTTGAACCGCATGGCTAAAGGTGAACTAGCCAAACGCTTCAGGGGAATATCTGAGACACACGTCGACCTCAGAGACACAACAAACACCCCGGGCAAAAGCAGACAAACGCCTTCCACCAACAggtctttgtttttctgcaggAGTGAAAGAGATTGACATCGCTGCCGCACTGGAGCACATCAGAGATCAGAGACCAGGTTTGGTTCGCACAAAGGTACGTCCCTGTCCCTGCTCATGCACAccccctcccccccaccccctcaccCTAGCCACAAACCATTGATAGAGATTCCACTCTGGTGCAGGATCAGTTTGAGTTTGCGCTGACGGCCGTCGCCGAGGAGGTGAACGCCATCTTGAAAGCTCTCCCACAGTGAAGATGCACCGAAGAACTGGCTTTGAAAAGCGATTGAAAAACAGACACACCCCCGGGACGCAGAGTTTTATAATCAATGTATATAACAATTCAGTCATACTTGATCTTAAATCCAGCATGATTCTTTCCACAACGGCTCAGGTTCCTGATGAATTCCTACAAACTCTGCAAGACACTTAAGAttgtcagtaaaaaaaaaaaaaagaaaaagactggTGATGTATCACCATCCCGGCGCCGTCTAGCTTCTCATCGCCCCCAAAGTTTTCAATTCGCCTTATTTAACAGCATCGTCTGTCACTTTGAAGCTGTTGGTTCTTTCTCCGTCACTGCGTCAAATCGTCGTATTACCTTTGATTGATGTGTGGTCCATGTAAATAAGTCACCCAAACCAGTGTCTTGAGTTCATGTAGCAGACAAATAtctataaaaatgtatttttgaccTCAGAAGAATAAATCTGTGATGTGATGCAGCAAGAAACTCGTCGTCTTTTGTCCAGTAGAACAAACATACCGTTTAAATGTCATGAACAGTAACATGCATACCATTCTGCTGATACACTGATTCACTGATACAACACAACGAGCCCACACATATGCACCCCACACATCATACATACTTATACCGTCTAAAAAACAAACTCCAGTAAAAcactaataaaaacacaaaaaataaaaagcatacgcacacttttgacttccattgacttttttgctTTCCTTAGCCTTTCACCCAAACCAAAGGTGAATCCAACACAGGACTCTTCCACCAATTTATAATTGTAAATCAATTTGAAATttgaatcctcaaattgaggcttaaccttgtggggaccgccaataatgtccccacaaagcaaagaaagggaggtgtgtttccaagaatcaAGGTCCCCACGAGTATAGCTAACAAATGCGAACAGCACACCCTGCCTTAAACCAAGCTCATAGCACatctcaacacacacaaaccaatcCTAAAAGTGAAtacaaagcaaagtcaaaacacacacatccatgtttttgtgtttttggggacatttcattggctttcatgctttccccagcctctcacccgaaacctaaccatccaaaacacacggctaaccttaaccaggacactgaaccTAACTTAAAATGCATTATAATGTTgaggttattttgaagttttaatcctcaaattgtggcttaaccttgtggggactggcaaagcATCCCCACAACGTCCTACACATGTTCGCACACACCAAACCCTCCGTGAAAACATGCCCAGCCAGATCTACACTAGAAATAAATGAACTTAAGAAATGTAGTTGTACAGAATGAATCgagctgaacacacacagggaaatacacaaacacaacacataagACAAATCCCATCCActtaacaacacacacaccgaaACTGCATTCAGCTATGCACAATGCAAGATCAAAGCTTAGACCTACACTAAAACTAGGTTTGAAAAATACACCTGTGTTTTCACCCATACAAACGAAGTCCTCAGaacacataaaaacaaacatacagTGACACAGTCTGGACTGTGTGGGAGGGGGCGTGTCCAACATAAACACCTACCGTTTCAtgccctgcagacacacaagatGGAACTGCAGCATTTGCTGTAACGCCAGTCTTTAATTCCAGAAGCAGATATATTACTCATCTCATACATTAACATTAAATACATCTGAAAGTGTCTTCagactgaagcagcagcagcagccacatgTTGACCTGTCACCTGTCAACAGAGACAAAAGAGCGTCACATAAAAAGGCGTTTGGCTTCTCCAAGTTCTCACTGGTTTACCTCAGAAGGGGGCGGGACTGAGAAGCAGCAACAGCCAATCAGCTTGTGAAAGCCTCAAAATCTGAGTCTGCAAAAGGAAGGAGCGATGACTCAGCGTTACATAGGATAAACAATAGTTATTTATTTGCACATTTAACTATTAGTACTAGACAGAGAGTCATTGGTAAATATCTTCAGGgaattaatttattaaaaaaagttttgttcaaTTGTTTAAATACAGCACATTATTGtcatatatttttcttcattatatttttcatcttttattagAATTTTcaatcaataataatataaaaaatatatattactgAGACACCAAAACTAAAATTGAGCCATTAAAAAAGTCCAATATAACACCAtgtgttttgacttgacttttttATTAACAATCTCATTTTAAGAACacatatatacaaaaaaaactaCTTTCTGAGACAAAAAATCTGTCATCAATAACAAAGGGAGCACGTCAGTTTTCGTGAGTCAAAGAAAAACAGTAGCGTCCAACAAGTGCAGCACAAAACACGGACACGTTCAGCTTGGTGTTAGTAGCAGAGATCCGGCACCTGAAGCGTCACTGGAGCAACACATGCCACAGATATAGTCACAGCTGAAACATTCACGCAGGCTTTAGTGTCCTACACCACACCATTAAGGCTTGATGCAGTGAGCGTTAGCACCTTTCTTCTGAGTCGACAAAACACCAGATTGGTGATCACTGGACTGGAAAAActtcaaaatcaagtgtctgcaTTAAGGTTAGAAGACGGAAGTGAACGTCTGTTTTTCATGCAATTTGAGGCTGTTGTTTATATGGCACAAGCCGTAGGAACTATGGCTGGCAGGTTGAACCTCTGTGAGGCTCACGATTGTTTGGCAATAAGAGTCGTTCACAAGGCCGAGACAGAAGCTCCTCAACAGGGCTGGAAACTCAAATGAGGTTTCGTGCAAACACCCACGGATGATTTCCAACCACCAACTGCATGTGTTTTTGCTCTTATGTACAACAGAAGGTGCACGTGTTACATTGATAATATCAATACTTATCCCGGAGTTTTGCTTGAACTGCCCTTAAATACTGATCATTTCACTTAAGTTAAGATTGCACTCGATCGCCACATTATTAAAGGTGATATTTCGACATCTTGGAGGTCACCAGTTGGAGCCTCAAGGTTAATATTCAGGTGGCCATGATGACCCCACACAAGCTCATGAGCGTGAGCATTAGCACAGCGTGCAGCCgcacttgtttttcttcttctccactgtGTGGTTAGTCTGAGCGCCAGAGTCAGGATTGTGACCTGGGGCATGTGCCTGGTGCTGTGGCGTCTGTGAAGGAGGTGAGAACCCTGCTTCCCTGGTCACCTgtctctccctgctcctcccacCCCCCGActtctcctccgtctcctccacTACCTTCCCGTTCACAGTGACTTTAGTGCGCCTGACTTCGTCAGTGTGGACCCTGGTCTTGGTGTTTTTGGCCCCTCCCACAGCACCTGATATGACGTCGGTCGCGGCCGCCCTCTGTTCCGCGTCCATTACGGACAAGCTGTAGGCCAAAGCCATCTGTAGGTCTTCGTCGTCCTCGTCGTCGCTGGCGCCGCTGTAGTGGTAAAAGGGGGCGGAGCTAAAGGAGCGAGGCGTGCCTGCGGAGTGGAGGTTGGGCCGCGATCGCTCTGAACCCGCCGGTAATCCGTCAAATAGTTTGGGCTTCTCCTGGCTGGGAGGCCCTTCTCGTTTGCTCAGCTCTAACGCCAGAGCCATCTCATCCTCCACCCCTGGAAACACAAGGAAATACTGTCACTGTAATACTGTAATACACTGCGACACTGAACCTGCTGAGTAACGACTTGAAAATtacattgaattaaattaacACATACAAGTGTATGTATATACAAGTACAGTTGGCTTATTACTGAAGTTATTATGactattatacaatattatattattataaaatcaATTGCCATTTCAATAATTTAAGTgtaaaataatttgaatatattatttattattatgagcacttCATATCAATGGCACAGAACATTATGATTATCATACTGAATCTGACTTCactattttacatttcatatttcCCCCTCCAAATCACAGAACTATTTTCCCTCACCATTGATCAGAACTGTCTTCAAGATCCCGTCCTCCTCAATCTCCGTCCGCTCTTGCCCGTTCTCTTTAATCCTGCAGAGAAACAAAGAGTCCGATCAAACACAAGCTCATTCTTTCATCCCGGGATCAGGCGGCGACAGAGCTTATGCCAGCTACAGTGGGCGAcgggtcaaacaggaagtgacacagcAAATGCCACACCACATCGATGACAACATAAAAACTTCACAAACTTCTTTGTGGTTGTGCGTTTGCCGTTGACAATGCGAGTGGAGGTAGATACGGATTTGAAGTTGGACCCTCCGCCGCCGAACCCGTCCATCCCGTGGAACCCGCCCAGGCTGGAAAAAGAGGTGAAGTCATCTGCATCACAGGAAAATAAGAGAAGGATTAACCATGAACCACATCACCATGAGCACAGAAGCTCAAGCTGTTTTCAGATCTTACGTCCGGCTGaagggaaggagaagaagcGGCTCGGGCCGAGACGAGAAGATGGGCCACCGAAGGACGACAAATCatctattgaaaaaaaataaaaaatgtaatctcttcctgtttttcttcagctaCAATCCTTGCATAAATCTCCTCTTAAAGCACACAATGGGTGACTCACCAAAGAAATTTGCAAATGGATCCTGGTCACCAAAAAAGTCCCTGAACACGTCTTCTGGCCTGCGGAATGTGAAGTTGAATCCTGGGAAGTCTGAAGGGAAGTCTGAGCTGGAGCTTTCTAGAAGGTTTCCGAGGAGAGAATGTGAGCAAAACGAAGCCAATGTTACCAAAGATAGAAGCAGAAATGCGAGGCTCTCTCACCTGCTTGTCTCATTCTGTCGCTCCCGTATCGGTCATACGCGTTCCGTTTACTGCCTGTGAAAAAGACACAAACAATACGCTTGACTTCTCTTTAAGCAGCTTAGATCTCAACACTTTGACAATATTAGCCATACTTAAAACAAAATACACCAAAAGTCTGATCATATATATCAATGTTTACATGCTTTAAATGCACCTGGAACATAAAAGACATCACTTACTGTCTGACAGAACTTCGTAGGCTTCCGCGACTTCCTTGAATTtcctctctgcttcctccttGTTGTCTGGGTTTTTGTCTGGATGCCATTTTAGGGCCAGCTTTCTGTATCTGGGCATGAAATGTAAACACTGTGGTTTCAGCAAAGAGCATCTTTGTGAATGAAAGTGTTACTGTTGTCCTTTTCCCTGGTCTCACTATACTCATACATCTTCTGCACAACCCTCAAATGACTCGCTGATGCTCCTGATGTCCTCCCTGAAGAAAAATGCGTAAAAATACATGTGAACCCGTAACACTTACGCCTTCTTGATTTCATCCTGCGTGGCTGTTCTGGACACACCCAGGATGTTGTAGTAGTCCACCATGGTGACCTTATTAACCTGCAGAGGGCAAAGacacatcagattttttttatcaagagaGGCATATAAAACCTTCTTTATCACCACGATTACAGGGAGTTGACATTAACCTACGTCATTTATAGGGAAAATTACAGTAAACTGCGGTAATAAAaaatttatgtttattttgattcaaCTATTAAAGATCAACTACACAACCCTGTGGTACTCCATTAATAAGTGTATAAACTTCCCCTGAAAAACAACACTAATAATAaggatctaaaaaaaaaaaagaagaactaGTACAGTTGTATAACTTAGCTAAGGACCTAGGAGGTTCGACCCAAAAGTGGGACCAAGTACCTAAATATAAAGCAGAACAAATGTCGGCTGGCGAGTTGAAAACGTAACGGGATATTAACTGCAACAGTGATGAGTTTGGGGGTTTCCGACCTGAGCTAGGTCCCCTGGCCTTAACCTTGGGTGCCCTGTAGGGGGCAGTAGTGGACGCGGGGTTATTTCCAGCTATGTGACATGACGCGGGGTAAAACTACTATAAACACACTCAACATGAGTAACAGTTACTTCAATGAATGGCGTTATATGCAACACTGACATTCGTACTGAATTTCAATTAAAACATGAGACTTCTTTGCAGTGAAAACTCACAACTTGTCCCCACCGGACCTACCTTCCGACCCTAAACTCTCCGCGGGGATCAGCAGTCGTGTGTCCGCCGCTTCGTGACCAACAGCCCGGTCGTTAGTCTTCGCCACGACCGCTGTCAAAACGTATATGAAGCACTCCTCGCCTCCGTCTGGTTTCCGACTGTCAGGGCCGCTGGCCCGGCCACAGGTCTGAAAACGACTCGTATGACGTCACCATTGGGCCAGGGAGAAAATAGAGCGTCTAGAACTTGCTCGTGTTCGCAAACGTCACTGGACCCGCCCGTGCTCGCAGCCCGCCTGCTCTCTTCGACCGTGCGGCGCAGTCATTTCTGGCTTCACTGAGCTAAGTCTCGTTTTCTAAACAGCCACTACCAGAACCAAGTCAGACATGAAACACAGCTCGGTCTCTTGTTTACTGTAAGCGGCGCTGACTTCACATAATCCTGCTGCGTAGTGCGACGCGACTCATGACTGACATCTGCCGGCCGGGAGACGTAACTGCAGACACCTGTCTTCATTTCAGCCTGTTGCAGGTCACGGTCGCATATTTACTCAACAGAAGCGCTTTAAACGCATAAAAACAAGGAACAATAGACACGGATAAAAGCTGCTGTTATTGCTTTGATCATGCAGTACCTCTTATTTGGCAGTGGCGAGCCTATCTGGCACAAATTGAATATCTTGTTGAGGTATATACTTCAAGAGTCAGGTGTTCAATAAACGATGAATAGACATTTTCCAGATATATTCACATGGGTGAGTTCTTTTCTGACTTCCCATCACAAGGAGCAGgatttattttctattcacGGCATTAGTGATCACAATTGTTACTTTGACCCCCTAAAGTGTAGAAAACAATACTTAATGTTCTGAAACTAACTTAGTCAAAGATGTTGTCAGTATATTTATGAACTACTGAACACTCTCCAAACACATGACGAAGAATACAAAGCTGGTGTTCAGGGTTCCCTCTTattcaacacacacattcaagtaGCAAAAACAGTGCCGTTAGAGTTTCTGCACCTTGCTCTTCAGAGTCAAAggtatagattaaaaaaaaaaaaaaaaaaacctacgtGACCCAGATTACGAGTGTATGATGTAAGTAAATGCTTCAAGGCCACAAGTGCAAGCGTCTACAATTGTTGGGTTAAATATTGACAAATGATGACTTGGTCACCCACAAGTCAACTGTAAACGTGTCTAAAGTGGGCAGCACAGACGAGTGACAAGCAACTGCTTTGCAGATACCTTTATTGTTTACATTAATACTGACAAACGCATGTCATCAGAACATTGCTCATCCAATCATTTCCACGACATGGAATGGTGTCGCTGCAATGCTGTTTAGTACTCCTCgccctcttcatcctcatctccaATGCTGTCGGTACCAACTTCTTCGTAATCCTTCTCCAGCGCTGCCATGTCTTCTCTGGCCTCGGAGaactctccctcctccatcccCTCCCCCACATACCAGTGGACGAAGGCCCTCTTGGCGTACATGAGGTCGAACTTGTGGTCCAGGCGAGCCCAGGCCTCGGCGATGGCAGTGGTGTTGCTCAGCATGCACACCGCCCTCTGCACCTTGGccaggtctcctcctggtacCACAGTGGGGGGCTGGTAGTTGATGCCCACCTTGAAGCCGGTGGGGCACCAGTCCACAAACTGGATGGTGCGTTTGGTTTTGATGGCAGCGATGGCAGAGTTGACGTCTTTGGGCACCACGTCACCGCGATACAGCAGGCAGCACGCCATGTATTTACCGTGACGGGGGTCGCACTTCACCATCTGGTTGGCCGGCTCGAAGCAGGCGTTGGTGATGTCAGCCACCGACAGCTGCTCGTGGTAGGCTTTCTCTGCAGAGATGACCGGGGCGTAGGTAGCGAGCGGGAAGTGGATACGAGGGTAAGGCACCAGATTGGTCTGGAACTCAGTGAGATCCACATTCAGGGCGCCATCGAAGCGAAGGGAAGCCGTGATGGAGGACACAATCTGCCCGATGAGCCTGTTCAGGTTGGTGTAGGTGGGCCTTTCGATGTCCAGGTTCCTGCGGCAGATATCGTAGATGGCTTCGTTGTCCACCATGAAGGCACAGTCAGAGTGCTCCAGGGTGGTGTGGGTGGTCAGGATGGAGTTGTAGGGctccaccacagcagtggaaacCTGGGGAGCTGGGTAGAC is part of the Synchiropus splendidus isolate RoL2022-P1 chromosome 10, RoL_Sspl_1.0, whole genome shotgun sequence genome and encodes:
- the dnajb2 gene encoding dnaJ homolog subfamily B member 2 isoform X1, which encodes MVDYYNILGVSRTATQDEIKKAYRKLALKWHPDKNPDNKEEAERKFKEVAEAYEVLSDSSKRNAYDRYGSDRMRQAESSSSDFPSDFPGFNFTFRRPEDVFRDFFGDQDPFANFFDDLSSFGGPSSRLGPSRFFSFPSAGHDFTSFSSLGGFHGMDGFGGGGSNFKSVSTSTRIVNGKRTTTKKIKENGQERTEIEEDGILKTVLINGVEDEMALALELSKREGPPSQEKPKLFDGLPAGSERSRPNLHSAGTPRSFSSAPFYHYSGASDDEDDEDLQMALAYSLSVMDAEQRAAATDVISGAVGGAKNTKTRVHTDEVRRTKVTVNGKVVEETEEKSGGGRSRERQVTREAGFSPPSQTPQHQAHAPGHNPDSGAQTNHTVEKKKNKCGCTLC
- the LOC128766131 gene encoding tubulin alpha chain; translated protein: MRECISMHVGQAGAQMGNACWELYCLEHGIQPDGQMPSDKTIGGGDDSFNTFFSETGAGKHVPRAIFVDLEPTVIDEVRTGTYRQLFHPEQLITGKEDAANNYARGHYTIGKEIIDLVLDRTRKLADQCTGLQGFLIFHSFGGGTGSGFTSLLMERLSVDYGKKSKLEFAVYPAPQVSTAVVEPYNSILTTHTTLEHSDCAFMVDNEAIYDICRRNLDIERPTYTNLNRLIGQIVSSITASLRFDGALNVDLTEFQTNLVPYPRIHFPLATYAPVISAEKAYHEQLSVADITNACFEPANQMVKCDPRHGKYMACCLLYRGDVVPKDVNSAIAAIKTKRTIQFVDWCPTGFKVGINYQPPTVVPGGDLAKVQRAVCMLSNTTAIAEAWARLDHKFDLMYAKRAFVHWYVGEGMEEGEFSEAREDMAALEKDYEEVGTDSIGDEDEEGEEY
- the dnajb2 gene encoding dnaJ homolog subfamily B member 2 isoform X2; amino-acid sequence: MVDYYNILGVSRTATQDEIKKAYRKLALKWHPDKNPDNKEEAERKFKEVAEAYEVLSDSSKRNAYDRYGSDRMRQAESSSSDFPSDFPGFNFTFRRPEDVFRDFFGDQDPFANFFDDLSSFGGPSSRLGPSRFFSFPSAGHDFTSFSSLGGFHGMDGFGGGGSNFKSVSTSTRIVNGKRTTTKKIKENGQERTEIEEDGILKTVLINGVEDEMALALELSKREGPPSQEKPKLFDGLPAGSERSRPNLHSAGTPRSFSSAPFYHYSGASDDEDDEDLQMALAYSLSVMDAEQRAAATDVISDSDFEAFTS